In Oncorhynchus clarkii lewisi isolate Uvic-CL-2024 unplaced genomic scaffold, UVic_Ocla_1.0 unplaced_contig_4452_pilon_pilon, whole genome shotgun sequence, the sequence aggttattgtcctgctgaaaggtgaatacaTCTCCCAGtgcctggtggaaagcagactgaaccaggttttcctctaggaatttgcctgttcttagctccattacatttatttttatcctgataaactccccagtccttaacaattacaagtttacccataacatgatgcagccaccactatgcttgaaaatatggagagtggtactcagtaatgtgttgtattgaatttgtcccaaacataacaatttgtattcaggacaaaaagtgtatTGCTTTTCCATTttatttgcagttttactttagtgccttgttgcaaaacagatgcatgttttggaatatttatattctgcacaggcttccttcttgtcactctgtcatttaggttagtattgtggagtaactacaatgttgttgatccatcctcagttttctaccacagccattaaactctaactgttttaaagtcaccattggcctcatggtttccttcttctccggcaactgagttaggaaggaggcctgtatctttgtagtgactaggtgtattgatacaccatccaaagtgtaattaataacatcaccatgctcaaagagatattcaatgtttgttttttattttatttttacccatctaccaataggtgcccttctttgtgaggcattggaaaacctccctggtctttatggttgaatctgtgtttgaaattcactgcacgactgagggaccttagagataattggatgtgtggggcacagagatgaggtagtcattccaaaatcatgttaaacactattattgcacacagagtgagtccatgtgagttatgtgacttgttaagcagatttgtactcctgaatttatttaggcttgccataacaaagggtttgaatgcttattgactcaagacatttcagattttcatttttacTTCATTTGtaagaaaaataaaacaattccactttgacatggagtattgtgtgtaggctagtgaccaaacaatctcaatttaatccattttaaattcaggctgacCCACCTGAGAAAGTCAAGCATTCGTAAGGCACCGTTCTAATCGGGGGGTATTTTTCTTAGAATATTTGTCGTTTTTTTGTTGTGATTTATCAGTGGGTGCTGTAGCACCCTCAGCACCTTTACTTCTTAAGGCTATGGAGGCCGATGACATCAGTCAGGGTAATTATTGAAGTTTGCAGTTTTGtctaaaaaaaatactattttgttcaaaacatttttttttttttacctttaagtGTGTGTATATTACTGTATTTATTCTTCGgatattgtttttcaacaggaaaaaaTCAAAAGATAGCTGGAGTGCGTCTTTAAAGCACATAGCAGATTAGCCCCCGGGGCATTATTGCAACAGCTGAATGTAAGCACCTAATGGAACTGTTGGATCTTGACAGATGTTGTCGGTGTGTAGCCTGTAGCGATAAGAATAGGAGTGCCTACAGTATATGAAATAAAAATACTTGGCATTACTTACTTTATGTAAATGAAATATACTTTTACCTGAATAAGTTTACCTGTTATTAGTGATATGTGAGGACAACTTAAAAAGTAAATTAATGTACAATCCCATATAGAAAGCATTTGGCCCTGGATAATGAAAACATTTTAGATTTGATTAGTGTGTCCTGTTTAAATCTCCTCCTGCCACGTAACAAAGCATTCTTATCAGTGGTGGTGACCTCCAAGTGggaagggaaaagagagacaCATTAACTAGTGTTTTCCCTATATGTATTTAGCACTGCCGCTGCTAAATCGACCAATGTTTCCCCTGGAATCAGGTCACTAACTCCGTATTTAGTATGTCATCTTCTCATCACACGATCCTAATCATTGGTTGATATCACACCTGGGTTCAAAcggtatttgaaagaaaacaaatactatttgaacccatgtctgtTAGATATCAGCTGGAACAGGAAAGAAATAGATCCCAAAAATCTAAGCCTTATGTTATGTAGGTGGCTACTCTGCATGTTGTTCCATTGCCTAATCTTTCCAATAGCACtcactcttcttctctttctctttttccctccctctctccatcatagCTCACCCAGGAGAAGATCTCCTGCCTTCCCAGCCATTTCTCCAGCTCAACTCCAGAGGCCATCGATTGCAGCCACATCCGCAGCCACGGCGAGAACGAGACATGGGAGCACCATACCTTAGTCAAGCCCGtcaggtaggtagcctagaggtAGAGGTTAGAATCCTAGCTCCTAAGGTGGGAAATCTGGTGGCCAGATAAAGCAAAAAGACACATGTCTATTTGGATAGTTTggatctgttgataagcaacttcttgctaaggttagggttaggtttagaataaggtttACGTTTAGAGTATAGTTTTTGGGTTAGAGCGAGGTcagtagatagttagttgaaatgttactgatagtctgtacaGCATCTACAGAGGGACTATCCAAATTCTTCTTTTACAGCCCTATCATCCGGGAGGTGTACGGACGCAAGAACAACCTTGACATCCACCAGTACATCTTCGTCAACCATTACTGCTACGAACGAGCCGTGCACTGGTACGGCAAGTACTTCCCCTACCTGGTGGTAATCCACACATTGATCTTCATGGTGGCCAGCAGCTTCTGGTTCAAGTTCCCTGGGACGTCATCCAAGATCGAGATCTTTGTCACCATCCTGGGGAAGTGTTTCGACTCGCCATGGACCACCCGGGCGCTGAGTGAGGTGTCTGAGGAGCGTGGCGAGGAAAAGATGGTGATATGGAGGAAGAACACCATTTCGAAGTCGATGGCATCGGCGTTCGCTGCCTCGCCGGACAGTGAGCCAGGGGCGGAGGAGGAGATGGTGGGACTTCTCCGGCAGTCGTCCATCAAGTCAAATCCAGAGAAGAAGAACCCGGAACTACAGCCAGCGGATTCACTCTTGGACAGGAAGGAAGGGGAGCAGGCTAAAGCTCTGTTCGAGAAGGTGAAGAAGTTCAGAACGCATGTGGAGGAGGCGGATCTGCTCTATCTGATGTACGTTCTCCAGACCTCCCTCAAGGTCTTCAAGTTCGTCCTCATCACCTGTTACAGCGCTGCATTGGTCCCCAACATTGAGATTGTAGTTCGTTGCTCAGTTCCTCCGGAGCTGACCGGCTTCGAAATCTACTGCTGCAACCACACCAAAGCCCACCTCTTCTCCAAGCTGTGCTACTGTTACATCTGCTTTGTGGGAGTCTACGGACTTCTGTGCATCTACACCCTCTATTGGCTCTTCCATCGACCTCTTAAAGAGTACTCCTTTGAGCATGTTAGGCTGGAGACGGGTATCAACGACATCCCAGACGTCAAGAACGACTTTGCGTTCCTCCTCCATCTCAGCGACCAGTATGATGCGCTCTACTCCAAACGCTTCGCCGTCTTCCTCTCCGAGGTCAGCGAGAGCCGTCTTCGCCAGGTCAACCTCAACCACGAGTGGCCAGGCAAGAAGCTGCGGGGACGCCTCTCCCGGAACGCCGACAACCGTCAGGAACTCCATCTCTTCATGCTCCCGGGTCTCCCTGACACCGTCTTCGATGTCCCTGAAGTGGAATCTCTCAAACTGGAGCTGCTAAACAACGTGACTATTTCCTCCAGTGTAATCCAGCTAGGTTCTCTCCAGGAGCTGTCCCTCATCCACTGCCCTGCCAAGCTCCAGCTGGCTGCCCTGACCCACCTCAGAGAGAACCTCAAGGTCCTCCGGCTAGCCTTTGAAGGACTGGAGCAGGTACCAATGTGGATGTACACACTTCAGAGTCTCGAAGAGCTCCACCTGAGTGGCACTTTGACCCACGAACTCTCCCGCAGTGCAACCTTAGACTCCCTGAGAGAACTCAAAGCTCTAAGAGTCCTGACGCTTCGCAGCCGCCTAACCAAGATCCCTCCGAGTGTTGGGGATGTGGCAGTCAACCTCCAGCGTCTCTGCATCTATAATGAGGGCCTCAAACTACAAGCCTTCAGCAGCCTAAAGAAGTTGACCAACCTGGCCTCTCTGGAGCTGATAGGATGTGAGCTGGAGCGCATCCCCAGCGCGGTCTTCAGCCTGTCAAGCCTGCAGGAACTGGACCTGAAGGAAAACAAGCTGACGACAGTAGAGGAGATCTTGAGTCTACAACATTGCCGGCGCCTGGTAACTCTTCGTCTCTGGCACAACGGCATCACCTACATCCCTGAGCACATTGCTAAGCTGAAGTCCTTAGAGACGCTGAACGTCAGTTGGAACAAGCTCCGGAAACTTCCGTCACGTCTCTTCTACTGCACCAAGCTCCGGCACTTGAACCTGTCCCACAACCAGCTCACGTCGCTACCAGCCGAGGTAGGGATACTCCAGAGTCTCCAGTTCTTCTCAGCAGCCTTTAACTCCCTGGAACAGCTGCCGGAGGAGCTGTTCTCCTGCAAGAGGCTCAAGACTCTGGCGTTGGGAAACAACTGCCTGCTCTCGCTTAGCCCCAGGGTGGCTAACTTGGCCCAGCTAGTGCGCCTGGAGCTCAAGGGGAACAGACTAGACTCTCTACCGCCGGAGATAGGGGACTGTCCCCTTTTGAAGACCAGTAATCTTGTGGTAGAGGAcaacctgctggatctactgccGTCGGATGTACGGAGCAGGATGAAAGACAGTTGAGAGACAGTTACTTTGCTTACTTTAAAGGGCTTTTTACTCCTCCTGGTGCATAGGCCGCTGACAACAATTGAGAGATAGGCTAAAGGGTCAGGTTTGGTTGCACTTGATTGGTCAGAGATGTCAGCTCTGTGGGAAAGGATTGGACCTCTGGTTGGGTTTGCAGTTTTGAGGACATGAGGGATTCGCTTTTTTAAAGGCAAATAAGAGCCCAAAAGTACGAGAGGACATGTAAGGACGGAACTATGGACATACCGTAGCATATAAGGTTCAAGAAAGGACCTTTTGGAGGGACATACAGTATAGCAATAGAATAATTagcaaatataatatattttggtCAAATCCTCTTCAAATCATGTTCACCTACTTATTGCCATGACTGTActtttaaacatgttttttaatACAAAGATGTCTATCAAATTGTCCTTGATGAAATGTCATCCTTAAAGCGTATGTCATATGATGATTCTCTTTGTTCATTTAACTTGCTGGTGGCTTGGACATCGTTGCTCATGAAGGCTGTCTTGCAGGCTTGTTAAGGGCactattcaatctgtatcactGAAGTGTATTGCACACTAGAAATACTGTAAAGGTTATTCCCGATTGAGCTGACCAATGCAaagtttaccgtgaatgcagccTCCACTAACTCTGAATTTCCATGATATGGATTGATTAGAGCCTTAGGTTTACAGAGATAAACTGGCAAAGTGAGTTACTGTTTTATGCCATAGAAAGGATGGAGGGTGATATGAACACACATGATACAAGGTAGTGGGAGGGAAACATCTAAGTATCAGTTTCTCTCTTCTCAAAGATTATACCTCTCTTGTTCAATTTATTTACCTGCTAGATTAGTGGTGTACGGCTAGAGGAATCATATATTTCTGAGATCTCTAAAGAGAGAACTTCAGTTGCATCCAGCCAGAGGGGAAAATGGATGGGGATCCTGTATCCTGTTCAACTGGTTGTTTCATACAGCACAAAGGGTTCTTGTACCACTGTCATGGAGATGTGACAAACGCAGAGTGAAATCTTTTCAATGCCGGTGCCTTGGGAGTTTGACCTTTTCCCACATTAACTGAGTGACTTGGAGAGTAACTCATTGAATGAATGTTTTTCATTGTGTTTTATGCATATCAGTTGAAACTAGATGGAGGCCAATTCAACTAGCGAATCATATACAGTAATACTGTAAGCTTCATTATGATACACTGCAGTGCATTCACAAAGTGAAACGTGTTATTTGACAATGTagtacaccacaacaacacaatgatgaCACTGGTAGGCAATGCACAAATGTATTTCACAACGTTTTTACAATCCACCTGTAATGAGTGAATGACGTGGACCCAAGTGAAGCTTCCTTATTCCTTTGTTGTTGTCATCCCTTTTTTGACTACATTTTCAGCTTGTGAGTCACACAACCAACGTTAAGAAATAAACGAAGGCTGAATCTAAGGTCAGCGCTATAAAGGGTTGTAcacagtactatactgtagtaatactgtagcagtatgaggagtcagctgacagtactatactgtagtaatactgtagcagTATGAGGAGTCATCTGACAGTtctatactgtagtaatactgtagcagtatgaggagtcagctgacagtactatactgtagtaatactgtagcagtatgaggagtcagctgacagtactatactggagtaatactgtatcagtatgaggagtcagctgacagtactatactgtagtaatactgtatcagtatgaggagtcagctgacagtactatactgtagtaatactgtagcagtatgaggagtcagctgacagtactatactgtagtaatactgtatcagtatgaggagtcagctgacagtactatactgtagtaatactgtatcagtatgaggagtcagctgacagtactatactgtagtaatactgtagcagtatgaggagtcagctgacagtactatactgtagtaatactgtatcagtatgaggagtcagctgacagtactatactgtagtaatactgtatcagtatgaggagtcagctgacagtactatactgtagtaatactgtatcagtatgaggagtcagctgacagtactatactgtagtaatactgtagcagtatgaggagtcagctgacagtactatactgtagtaatactgtagcagtatgaggagtcagctgacagtactatactgtagtaatactgtatcagtatgaggagtcagctgacagtactatactgtagtaatactgtagcagtatgaggagtcagctgacagtactatactgtagtaatactgtatcagtatgaggagtcagctgacagtactatactgtagtaatactgtagcagtatgaggagtcagctgacagtactatactgtagtaatactgtatcagtatgaggagtcagctgacagtactatactgtagtaatactgtagcagtatgaggagtcagctgacagtactatactgtagtaatactgtagcagtatgaggagtcagctgacagtactatactgtagtactactgtagcagtatgaggagtcagctgacagtactatactgtagtaatactgtagcagtatgaggagtcagctgacagtaccatactgtagtaatactgtatcagtatgaggagtcagctgacagtactatactgtagtaatactgtatcagtatgaggagtcagctgacagtactatactgtagtaatactgtatcagtatgaggagtcagctgacagtactatactggagtaatactgtatcagtatgaggagtcagctgacagtactatactgtagtaatactgtatcagtatgaggagtcagctgacagtactatactgtagtaatactgtatcagtatgaggagtcagctgacagtactatactgtagtaatactgtatccgtatgaggagtcagctgacagtactatactgcagtaatactgtatcagtatgaggagtcagctgacagtactatactgtagtaatactgtatcagTATGAGTCAGCTGACAGTAcaatactgtagtaatactgtagcagtatgaggagtcagctgacagtaccatactgtagtaatactgtagcagtatgaggagtcagctgacagtactatactgtagtaatactgtatcagtatgaggagtcagctgacagtactatactgtagtaatactgtatcagtatgaggagtcagctgacagtactatactgcagtaatactgtatcagtatgaggagtcagctgacagtactatactgtagtaatactgtagcagTATGAGGATTCAGCtgacagtactatactgtagacactgtacagtatactgtagtatatactgtatacagtatagaagGCAGATGTAGTCAGCtgacagtactatactgtagtaatactgtatcagtatgaggagtcagctgacagtactatactgtagtaatactgtatcagtatgaggagtcagctgacagtactatactgtagtaatactgtatcagtatgaggtcagctgacagtactatactgtagtaatactgtagcagtatgaggagtcagctgacagtactatactgtagtaatactgtagcagtatgaggagtcagctgacagtactatactgtagtaatactgtatcagtatgaggagtcagctgacagtactatactgtagtaatactgtatcagtatgag encodes:
- the LOC139402024 gene encoding volume-regulated anion channel subunit LRRC8C-like isoform X1 encodes the protein MIPVTEFRNFASSQNPEFRVLKPWWDVFSEYLCIAMLMIGVFGCTLQLTQEKISCLPSHFSSSTPEAIDCSHIRSHGENETWEHHTLVKPVSPIIREVYGRKNNLDIHQYIFVNHYCYERAVHWYGKYFPYLVVIHTLIFMVASSFWFKFPGTSSKIEIFVTILGKCFDSPWTTRALSEVSEERGEEKMVIWRKNTISKSMASAFAASPDSEPGAEEEMVGLLRQSSIKSNPEKKNPELQPADSLLDRKEGEQAKALFEKVKKFRTHVEEADLLYLMYVLQTSLKVFKFVLITCYSAALVPNIEIVVRCSVPPELTGFEIYCCNHTKAHLFSKLCYCYICFVGVYGLLCIYTLYWLFHRPLKEYSFEHVRLETGINDIPDVKNDFAFLLHLSDQYDALYSKRFAVFLSEVSESRLRQVNLNHEWPGKKLRGRLSRNADNRQELHLFMLPGLPDTVFDVPEVESLKLELLNNVTISSSVIQLGSLQELSLIHCPAKLQLAALTHLRENLKVLRLAFEGLEQVPMWMYTLQSLEELHLSGTLTHELSRSATLDSLRELKALRVLTLRSRLTKIPPSVGDVAVNLQRLCIYNEGLKLQAFSSLKKLTNLASLELIGCELERIPSAVFSLSSLQELDLKENKLTTVEEILSLQHCRRLVTLRLWHNGITYIPEHIAKLKSLETLNVSWNKLRKLPSRLFYCTKLRHLNLSHNQLTSLPAEVGILQSLQFFSAAFNSLEQLPEELFSCKRLKTLALGNNCLLSLSPRVANLAQLVRLELKGNRLDSLPPEIGDCPLLKTSNLVVEDNLLDLLPSDVRSRMKDS
- the LOC139402024 gene encoding volume-regulated anion channel subunit LRRC8C-like isoform X2, with protein sequence MVASSFWFKFPGTSSKIEIFVTILGKCFDSPWTTRALSEVSEERGEEKMVIWRKNTISKSMASAFAASPDSEPGAEEEMVGLLRQSSIKSNPEKKNPELQPADSLLDRKEGEQAKALFEKVKKFRTHVEEADLLYLMYVLQTSLKVFKFVLITCYSAALVPNIEIVVRCSVPPELTGFEIYCCNHTKAHLFSKLCYCYICFVGVYGLLCIYTLYWLFHRPLKEYSFEHVRLETGINDIPDVKNDFAFLLHLSDQYDALYSKRFAVFLSEVSESRLRQVNLNHEWPGKKLRGRLSRNADNRQELHLFMLPGLPDTVFDVPEVESLKLELLNNVTISSSVIQLGSLQELSLIHCPAKLQLAALTHLRENLKVLRLAFEGLEQVPMWMYTLQSLEELHLSGTLTHELSRSATLDSLRELKALRVLTLRSRLTKIPPSVGDVAVNLQRLCIYNEGLKLQAFSSLKKLTNLASLELIGCELERIPSAVFSLSSLQELDLKENKLTTVEEILSLQHCRRLVTLRLWHNGITYIPEHIAKLKSLETLNVSWNKLRKLPSRLFYCTKLRHLNLSHNQLTSLPAEVGILQSLQFFSAAFNSLEQLPEELFSCKRLKTLALGNNCLLSLSPRVANLAQLVRLELKGNRLDSLPPEIGDCPLLKTSNLVVEDNLLDLLPSDVRSRMKDS